In the Gymnodinialimonas sp. 202GB13-11 genome, one interval contains:
- a CDS encoding ATPase, translated as MNMQVTDNSAAFAPPALRKLTDTGLTIVMMRDIVLKTIFRKNVEQVSEIAKAVCLPIPLTTELIDMLRDQNLLQATGTLHATSSNEMGFQLTDGGKARALDALSQSEYYGAMPVPLEDYKVQVKRQSIRDIKLTRDMLEASMGHLILPDGLIDQLGPAVGSGRSVLMYGPPGNGKSSIAEGIRAAMGDNIYVPHALAYAGQVITVFDPIVHTPVMKSETSEQTSLRRSASKFDTRYLLCTRPTVMTGGELNLSMLDLNYNAVSRTYQASLQLKSTGGVFIVDDLGRQEEPPQALINRWIVPMEVNYDILALQSGEKFEVPFDTLVVFSTNFHPNEIFDQAALRRIFFKVKIDGSNQEQFLKIFAMVAKKKGVPLDEASLIHMLKKKYPTIDNIYANYHPVFLCDQIKAICDFEGIPYQMRPEFIDRAWENLYVREETIVH; from the coding sequence ATGAACATGCAGGTCACAGATAATTCAGCCGCCTTCGCCCCCCCGGCGCTGCGCAAGCTGACAGATACCGGGCTGACGATCGTGATGATGCGCGACATCGTGCTCAAGACGATTTTCCGCAAAAACGTGGAACAGGTCTCGGAAATCGCTAAGGCCGTGTGCCTGCCGATCCCGCTCACGACCGAGCTGATCGATATGCTGCGCGACCAGAACCTGTTGCAGGCCACCGGTACGCTGCACGCGACCTCCTCGAACGAGATGGGCTTTCAGCTCACCGATGGCGGCAAGGCGCGCGCCCTCGATGCGCTGTCCCAATCCGAATATTACGGCGCGATGCCGGTCCCGCTGGAAGACTACAAGGTGCAAGTGAAGCGCCAGTCTATCCGCGACATCAAGCTGACCCGCGACATGCTGGAAGCCTCGATGGGCCATCTGATCCTGCCCGACGGGCTGATCGACCAGCTTGGGCCCGCCGTGGGCTCAGGCCGCTCGGTGCTGATGTACGGCCCGCCCGGTAATGGTAAATCCTCCATCGCTGAAGGCATCCGCGCCGCGATGGGCGACAACATCTACGTCCCCCATGCATTGGCCTATGCCGGTCAGGTGATCACCGTGTTCGACCCGATCGTGCACACGCCGGTGATGAAATCCGAGACATCTGAGCAGACCAGCCTGCGCCGCAGCGCCAGCAAGTTCGACACACGCTACCTCCTGTGCACCCGGCCCACGGTTATGACCGGTGGTGAATTGAACCTGTCGATGCTCGACCTCAACTACAATGCGGTCAGCCGCACCTACCAGGCCTCGCTTCAGCTGAAGTCGACCGGCGGCGTCTTTATTGTCGACGACCTTGGCCGTCAGGAAGAACCGCCCCAGGCGCTGATCAACCGCTGGATCGTTCCGATGGAAGTCAACTATGACATCCTCGCGCTCCAATCGGGTGAAAAATTCGAAGTGCCGTTCGACACGCTGGTGGTTTTCTCAACCAACTTCCACCCGAACGAGATCTTCGACCAAGCGGCCCTGCGTCGTATCTTCTTTAAGGTGAAGATCGACGGCTCAAATCAGGAGCAATTCCTGAAAATCTTCGCCATGGTCGCAAAGAAGAAAGGCGTGCCACTGGATGAGGCTTCCCTCATCCATATGCTGAAGAAGAAGTATCCCACGATCGACAACATCTACGCGAACTACCACCCGGTGTTCCTGTGCGATCAGATCAAGGCGATCTGCGATTTCGAGGGCATCCCCTACCAGATGCGCCCCGAATTCATCGACCGTGCGTGGGAAAACCTATACGTCCGCGAAGAGACCATCGTTCACTAG
- a CDS encoding ligase-associated DNA damage response DEXH box helicase, whose amino-acid sequence MDAVAPPALPPEIEGWFSSRGWSIHPHQREMLDLADQPCQLLIAPTGGGKTMAGFLPTLAELADGDHDGLHTLYISPLKALAADIKRNLTAPIEEMGLPIRVEDRTGDTPSSRKKRQRADPPHILLTTPESLALLTSYEDADRTFKGLQRVIVDEIHALAESKRGDQLMLALSRLSALRPDLRRVGLSATVEDPQAVARVLAKNPDPCAILKADPGPDPDIQMLTTDAPPPWSGGGGKYAMQAVLEQVKAHNTTLIFHNTRAQAELFFHHLWLANEDQIPIGIHHGALAREQRERVEQAMVNGELKAIVCTGSLDLGIDWGDVDLVIQVGAPKNVKRLVQRIGRANHRYNAPSKALIVPANRFEVIECVAALQAVRDHTLDGDIDHTGPLDVLCQHILIRACAGPFTADELYAEVRTAGAYADLPRETFDRCLDFAATGGYALRAYDQWQRLIELDGIYRLRDPRATARIRMNIGTIVDADKMAVRLQKTRGGRPLGEVEEYFASMLRKGDTFLIGGEIVRYEGMREMTVEVTRTPYQKPKIATFMGTKFATSTQLSDRILAMFRQEDWPELPNHTRDWLKLQRDVSQLPQRDRLLVETFPHDGREHLVAYGFAGRNAQQTLGLLLTQRMEEQGLNPMGFVSTDYATLIWGLDQATNIEPLFSRDNLMATMESWLADNAVMKRTFKGSAIIAGLVDRSMPGGKRKSGRQATFSTDILYDTLRKYDPDHVMLEITRNEAMRGLVDFGRIEEMLDRIGGRIDHKPLTRVTPLAAPLFLEPGRIPIQGLANERLLADEATRLMETAGLKLE is encoded by the coding sequence ATGGACGCTGTCGCCCCCCCTGCCCTGCCACCAGAAATCGAAGGCTGGTTTTCGTCGCGCGGTTGGTCCATCCACCCGCACCAGCGCGAAATGCTGGACCTCGCAGATCAACCCTGCCAACTCCTCATCGCCCCCACCGGCGGCGGCAAGACGATGGCCGGGTTCCTTCCCACTTTGGCGGAGCTTGCGGACGGAGACCACGACGGCCTCCACACACTTTATATCAGCCCGCTCAAGGCCTTAGCCGCCGACATCAAGCGCAACCTGACCGCCCCAATCGAGGAAATGGGCCTGCCCATCCGGGTCGAGGATCGCACTGGCGACACGCCCTCCAGCCGCAAGAAACGCCAACGCGCCGACCCGCCGCACATTCTGCTCACCACCCCGGAAAGCCTCGCCCTTCTCACCAGCTACGAGGACGCCGACCGCACCTTCAAAGGCCTCCAACGCGTCATTGTCGATGAAATCCACGCCCTCGCGGAATCCAAACGCGGCGACCAACTCATGCTCGCCCTCTCCCGCCTCTCCGCCCTGCGCCCCGACCTGCGCCGCGTCGGTCTCAGCGCCACTGTCGAAGACCCGCAAGCCGTCGCCCGCGTCCTTGCCAAGAACCCCGATCCCTGCGCGATCCTGAAAGCCGATCCCGGCCCCGACCCCGACATTCAGATGCTGACAACCGACGCCCCTCCCCCATGGTCCGGCGGCGGCGGCAAATACGCGATGCAGGCCGTCCTCGAACAGGTAAAGGCCCATAATACAACGCTTATCTTCCACAACACCCGCGCGCAGGCCGAGTTGTTTTTCCACCACCTCTGGCTGGCAAACGAAGATCAGATCCCCATCGGTATCCACCACGGTGCGTTGGCGCGCGAGCAGCGTGAGCGTGTGGAACAGGCCATGGTGAACGGCGAGCTTAAGGCGATCGTTTGCACCGGCTCTCTCGACCTCGGTATCGACTGGGGCGATGTCGATCTGGTCATTCAGGTCGGGGCGCCCAAGAACGTCAAACGCCTCGTCCAGCGCATCGGCCGCGCCAATCACCGCTACAACGCGCCGTCCAAAGCGCTGATCGTACCGGCAAACCGGTTTGAGGTGATCGAATGCGTTGCCGCCCTTCAAGCCGTGCGTGACCACACACTCGACGGCGACATCGACCACACTGGTCCCCTCGACGTCCTCTGCCAACACATCCTGATCCGCGCCTGTGCGGGGCCGTTCACCGCAGATGAGCTCTACGCGGAAGTCCGCACCGCCGGTGCCTATGCCGACCTCCCACGAGAGACCTTTGACCGCTGCCTCGATTTCGCGGCCACCGGCGGCTACGCCCTGCGCGCTTACGACCAGTGGCAGCGCTTGATCGAGCTTGATGGCATCTACCGCCTGCGCGACCCACGCGCGACGGCCCGCATTCGCATGAACATCGGCACCATTGTCGACGCGGACAAAATGGCCGTCCGTCTTCAAAAGACACGCGGCGGCAGGCCCTTGGGCGAGGTTGAGGAATACTTCGCCTCCATGCTGCGCAAGGGCGACACCTTCCTGATCGGGGGTGAGATCGTCCGCTATGAAGGCATGCGCGAGATGACTGTCGAAGTCACGCGCACCCCATACCAGAAGCCCAAGATCGCCACCTTCATGGGCACGAAGTTCGCTACCTCAACGCAGCTATCAGACCGTATCCTAGCCATGTTCCGGCAAGAAGATTGGCCTGAATTGCCAAACCACACCCGCGACTGGCTGAAGCTCCAACGCGATGTTTCACAATTGCCGCAACGCGACCGCCTGCTGGTCGAAACCTTTCCCCACGATGGGCGCGAACATCTGGTGGCCTACGGCTTCGCTGGCCGAAACGCGCAGCAAACGCTCGGTCTTCTGCTGACGCAACGGATGGAGGAACAGGGCCTCAACCCGATGGGCTTCGTCTCCACCGACTATGCGACGCTGATCTGGGGGCTGGATCAGGCGACCAATATCGAACCGCTTTTCAGCCGCGACAACTTGATGGCCACAATGGAAAGCTGGCTTGCCGACAACGCGGTGATGAAACGCACCTTCAAGGGCAGTGCCATTATCGCGGGGCTGGTGGACCGATCCATGCCCGGCGGAAAACGCAAATCCGGGCGGCAAGCGACCTTCTCGACCGATATCCTCTACGACACTCTGCGCAAGTATGATCCCGATCACGTCATGTTGGAGATCACCCGGAACGAGGCGATGCGCGGTCTGGTCGATTTCGGACGGATCGAAGAGATGCTGGATCGCATCGGGGGCCGGATTGACCACAAACCACTGACGCGCGTAACACCGCTGGCCGCTCCCCTATTCCTGGAGCCCGGGCGCATTCCAATTCAAGGCCTCGCCAATGAACGGCTATTGGCAGATGAGGCCACGCGACTAATGGAAACGGCGGGCTTAAAGTTGGAATAG
- the pdeM gene encoding ligase-associated DNA damage response endonuclease PdeM, whose translation MNGLTFSFVDHTLTALPSGALWWPAEATLVVSDLHLGKAERMARRGGPILPPYEIQETLDRLIADCAATGAKRVICLGDSFDDLAAAQATAQDVSDRLAPTMAGRQWIWIEGNHDPGPVGIGGEHLSEVKISSIAFRHIASESSEAEVSGHYHPKARVLARGRTITRPCFLVDDRRLILPAFGTYTGGLHCDRPELASLMAPNAAAILLADPPVRIPMPR comes from the coding sequence ATGAACGGCCTAACCTTCTCCTTCGTCGATCACACGCTCACTGCCCTGCCAAGCGGGGCGCTTTGGTGGCCTGCGGAAGCGACGCTTGTGGTCAGCGACCTGCACCTTGGCAAAGCGGAGCGGATGGCACGACGGGGTGGGCCGATCTTGCCGCCCTACGAAATTCAAGAAACGCTCGACCGGCTGATTGCAGATTGCGCGGCCACTGGCGCAAAGCGAGTGATCTGCCTGGGGGATAGTTTTGACGACCTCGCAGCCGCACAGGCCACCGCACAAGACGTGTCAGATCGGCTGGCGCCTACCATGGCCGGACGTCAATGGATCTGGATTGAGGGCAACCATGACCCTGGACCAGTCGGCATCGGAGGCGAACACCTCAGCGAAGTGAAAATTTCCTCCATCGCCTTTCGCCATATTGCCTCAGAATCTTCAGAGGCAGAGGTATCGGGACACTATCACCCAAAAGCGCGTGTTCTGGCGCGTGGCCGTACTATCACGAGACCCTGCTTTCTGGTGGACGACAGACGCCTGATTTTGCCCGCTTTTGGCACCTACACAGGCGGTCTACATTGCGACCGCCCAGAATTGGCCAGCCTTATGGCACCCAACGCTGCCGCAATTCTTCTCGCCGATCCGCCGGTGCGGATTCCGATGCCGCGTTAG
- a CDS encoding LytTR family DNA-binding domain-containing protein translates to MEENSTSVLDRKRDWRIRLSIALLAVVIVSLLGPFSTYDRFSLPERGLYWGAVILGSLIPAHLIRSFLRDVVPGSELKRDVVAVFCIGIVLAPLIWAANIFLLGDQLATPLFLIEHVIIVWLICAIPVLVRHQYRNMQEEPEALTEVQRMPVAVPVEEAPALVRHVEPSVQGPIKRVSADGHQLLIYTAKGEARVRMRFSDALLQLDGADGIQVHRSHWLAFETIKSVTQDGRRYAAILTCGARVPVSPSRLGDLQSAGFSVT, encoded by the coding sequence TTGGAAGAAAACTCCACCAGCGTATTAGATCGTAAACGTGATTGGCGAATTCGCCTTTCAATTGCGTTATTGGCTGTGGTGATTGTTTCGCTCCTTGGCCCATTTTCCACCTATGACAGGTTTTCATTGCCGGAGCGGGGCCTTTATTGGGGCGCCGTCATTCTCGGCTCTCTGATTCCCGCTCATCTGATACGAAGCTTTCTCAGAGACGTCGTTCCGGGATCCGAGCTCAAACGCGATGTTGTCGCGGTATTTTGCATTGGGATTGTTTTGGCGCCTTTGATCTGGGCGGCGAACATTTTCCTTCTGGGAGATCAGCTTGCGACGCCGCTGTTCCTGATCGAGCACGTGATCATTGTCTGGCTCATCTGTGCCATTCCCGTTCTTGTTCGGCATCAGTACCGGAATATGCAAGAAGAACCCGAAGCTTTAACTGAGGTTCAGCGAATGCCAGTTGCTGTGCCGGTGGAGGAGGCCCCTGCATTGGTGCGCCATGTTGAGCCATCCGTGCAGGGCCCTATCAAACGGGTCTCAGCCGATGGGCATCAACTTCTCATCTATACCGCGAAGGGCGAAGCGCGGGTGCGTATGCGCTTTTCCGACGCCCTGCTTCAATTGGACGGCGCAGATGGGATTCAGGTCCACCGGTCACATTGGCTGGCGTTTGAAACTATAAAATCCGTGACACAGGATGGCAGGCGGTATGCGGCGATCCTCACGTGCGGCGCAAGGGTTCCCGTCAGCCCGTCCCGATTGGGCGATTTGCAATCTGCTGGTTTCTCAGTGACCTAA
- a CDS encoding PaaI family thioesterase: protein MHKISSLISQQIQDSFARQGMMQSLGAQIERIASGEVVLSLRPNPEMSQQHGVVHAGATFALGDSASGYAALTQMPAGKEVMTVEMKINLLDPAAGARLIATGRVVKPGKRLVITRCDIEAEAEDGTRKLVAILQGTMIPVEAT from the coding sequence ATGCACAAGATTTCATCGCTCATATCACAACAAATTCAAGACAGCTTCGCGCGACAGGGCATGATGCAGTCGCTCGGCGCGCAGATTGAGCGCATCGCAAGCGGCGAAGTTGTCCTCAGTCTTCGACCCAACCCTGAAATGAGCCAGCAACACGGCGTCGTTCATGCCGGTGCAACCTTCGCCCTCGGCGACAGCGCGTCGGGCTATGCCGCCCTGACCCAAATGCCCGCTGGGAAGGAGGTTATGACAGTCGAGATGAAGATCAACCTACTCGACCCGGCGGCTGGCGCACGGCTGATTGCCACAGGCCGAGTGGTGAAACCCGGCAAGCGACTTGTCATCACGCGCTGCGATATCGAGGCTGAGGCAGAGGATGGCACCCGCAAGCTCGTGGCGATCTTGCAGGGCACGATGATCCCCGTGGAAGCAACTTAA
- the folD gene encoding bifunctional methylenetetrahydrofolate dehydrogenase/methenyltetrahydrofolate cyclohydrolase FolD, with translation MTAEKIDGKAFAANVRGQISDHVERLKADHGITPGLAVVLVGEDPASEVYVAAKHKQTVEVGMASFEHKLPADVSEEELFALIDKLNANDSVHGILCQFPVPDHLDERRVVARIDPAKDVDGLSVVNAGLLASGEKGLVSCTPLGCLMLLRDQVGNMSGKEAVVIGRSNLFGKPMGQLLLQENCTVTIAHSRTQDLAEVCRRADILVAAVGRAEMVKGDWVKPGATVIDVGITRIPHPDKPGKTKLLGDVDYAEAIEVAAAVTPVPGGVGPMTIACLLANTLTACCRANGLEEPQGLTA, from the coding sequence ATGACCGCAGAGAAAATCGACGGAAAAGCCTTTGCCGCCAATGTGCGGGGCCAGATTTCCGACCATGTCGAACGTTTGAAAGCCGACCATGGGATTACACCCGGCTTGGCGGTGGTGCTGGTGGGTGAAGACCCGGCAAGTGAGGTTTACGTCGCCGCCAAGCACAAGCAGACGGTTGAAGTCGGCATGGCGTCTTTCGAGCACAAGCTGCCTGCGGACGTTTCCGAGGAAGAGCTGTTTGCCCTGATCGACAAGCTGAACGCCAACGACAGCGTGCATGGCATCCTGTGCCAATTCCCCGTGCCCGATCATTTGGATGAGCGCCGTGTCGTGGCACGCATTGACCCGGCGAAGGATGTTGATGGTCTCAGCGTGGTGAACGCGGGTCTGTTGGCGAGCGGTGAGAAGGGCCTTGTGTCCTGCACGCCGCTTGGCTGCCTGATGCTGCTGCGCGATCAGGTGGGCAATATGTCGGGTAAGGAGGCCGTGGTGATTGGACGGTCGAACCTGTTCGGCAAGCCAATGGGCCAGCTTCTGCTGCAAGAGAATTGCACCGTGACGATCGCGCATTCGCGGACGCAAGACCTGGCCGAGGTTTGTCGCCGTGCGGACATTCTAGTTGCTGCCGTTGGGCGTGCGGAGATGGTGAAGGGCGATTGGGTGAAGCCGGGCGCGACGGTGATCGACGTGGGTATCACGCGTATCCCGCACCCTGACAAGCCGGGCAAGACGAAGCTTCTGGGCGACGTGGACTATGCTGAAGCCATCGAAGTGGCCGCGGCTGTGACGCCTGTGCCGGGCGGCGTGGGGCCGATGACCATCGCCTGCCTGCTTGCCAATACGCTGACGGCGTGCTGCCGGGCAAACGGATTGGAAGAGCCGCAGGGCCTGACTGCTTAA
- a CDS encoding OsmC family protein, with protein MTVRSKGCSKPMHEARVIWKKSGDFAANRYTRGHMWRFDGGLEVPASASPSVVPEPYSDPAAVDPEEAFIASISSCHMLWFLDFARQAGLEPESYEDRATGALVRQDGKTWIPRVDLNIRVTWADAPDVDTHKALHDKAHHACFIANSVRTEIVVNLLEDTP; from the coding sequence ATGACGGTCAGATCGAAGGGCTGTTCTAAGCCGATGCACGAGGCCCGCGTGATCTGGAAGAAGAGCGGCGACTTCGCCGCCAATCGCTACACGCGCGGGCACATGTGGCGCTTCGATGGGGGGCTTGAGGTTCCGGCCTCGGCTTCTCCGTCCGTTGTGCCGGAACCCTATTCCGACCCCGCCGCGGTGGACCCGGAAGAGGCTTTCATCGCCTCAATCTCAAGCTGTCACATGCTGTGGTTTCTGGATTTTGCCCGCCAAGCGGGGCTTGAGCCTGAATCCTACGAGGATCGCGCGACCGGCGCATTGGTCCGACAGGACGGCAAGACGTGGATCCCCCGCGTCGATCTGAACATTCGCGTCACATGGGCCGATGCGCCCGACGTAGACACCCACAAAGCGCTGCATGACAAAGCGCATCACGCCTGTTTCATCGCCAATTCGGTGCGGACCGAGATTGTCGTGAACCTGTTGGAGGACACCCCATGA
- a CDS encoding formate--tetrahydrofolate ligase, producing the protein MGFKSDIEIAREAQKKPIQEIGAKIGIGSDDLLPYGHDKAKVSQSFINSVQSRENGKLILVTAINPTPAGEGKTTTTVGLGDGLNRIGKNAMVCIREASLGPNFGMKGGAAGGGNAQVVPMEEMNLHFTGDFHAITSAHSLLSAMIDNHIYWGNELEIDVRRVVWRRVVDMNDRALRQITASLGGVANGFPREAGFDITVASEVMAILCLAKDLKDLQERLGAMIVAYRRDRSPVFARDIKADGAMTVLLKDAMQPNLVQTLENNPAFVHGGPFANIAHGCNSVIATSTALKLADYVVTEAGFGADLGAEKFMNIKCRKAGLAPSVVVCVATVRAMKMNGGVAKADLGAENVDAVKAGCPNLGRHIENLKGFGVPVVVAINHFVTDTDAEVQAVKDYVAEQGAEAVLSRHWELGSEGSAPLAEKVVEVIEKGEAQFETLYADDMPLAEKIQTVCQKIYRADEAVMDKKILDQLKLWEDQGYGNLPVCMAKTQYSFSTDPGQRGAPTGFTVPVREVRLSAGAGFIVAVCGEIMTMPGLPRVPSAEAIHLNDDGQIEGLF; encoded by the coding sequence ATCCGACATCGAAATCGCACGTGAGGCGCAGAAGAAGCCGATCCAGGAGATCGGCGCGAAGATCGGGATCGGCAGCGATGATCTGCTACCCTACGGCCATGACAAGGCGAAGGTCAGCCAGTCGTTCATCAACTCCGTCCAGTCGCGCGAAAACGGCAAACTGATCCTTGTGACCGCGATCAACCCGACGCCCGCAGGCGAGGGAAAGACGACGACGACCGTGGGTCTGGGTGACGGCCTGAACCGCATTGGCAAGAACGCGATGGTCTGCATTCGCGAAGCCTCGCTCGGGCCGAACTTCGGCATGAAGGGCGGGGCCGCTGGCGGTGGCAATGCGCAGGTTGTCCCGATGGAGGAGATGAACCTCCACTTCACCGGCGACTTCCACGCGATCACCTCGGCGCACAGCCTTCTGTCGGCAATGATCGACAACCACATCTACTGGGGCAATGAGCTGGAAATCGACGTGCGCCGCGTCGTCTGGCGTCGTGTCGTGGACATGAACGACCGCGCTCTGCGGCAGATCACGGCCTCGCTTGGCGGCGTGGCCAACGGCTTCCCGCGCGAGGCGGGCTTTGACATCACCGTGGCCTCCGAGGTCATGGCGATCCTGTGCCTGGCGAAGGACCTCAAGGACCTGCAGGAGCGTCTGGGCGCGATGATCGTGGCCTACCGCCGCGACCGCTCCCCCGTTTTTGCACGCGACATCAAAGCCGATGGCGCGATGACGGTGCTGTTGAAGGACGCGATGCAGCCGAACCTCGTGCAGACGCTGGAAAACAACCCGGCCTTTGTCCATGGCGGCCCGTTCGCCAACATCGCCCACGGCTGTAACTCCGTCATTGCAACCTCCACGGCGCTGAAGCTTGCCGACTACGTGGTGACGGAAGCGGGCTTCGGCGCGGATCTAGGCGCTGAGAAGTTCATGAACATAAAGTGCCGCAAAGCGGGCCTCGCGCCGAGCGTTGTGGTCTGCGTGGCCACGGTGCGCGCGATGAAGATGAACGGCGGCGTGGCGAAAGCTGATCTGGGTGCCGAGAACGTGGACGCGGTGAAGGCCGGCTGCCCGAACCTTGGTCGCCATATCGAGAACCTCAAAGGGTTTGGCGTGCCGGTTGTGGTCGCCATCAACCACTTCGTCACCGACACGGACGCGGAAGTGCAGGCGGTTAAGGACTATGTGGCCGAACAGGGCGCGGAAGCGGTGCTGTCGCGGCATTGGGAGTTGGGCTCCGAAGGCTCCGCGCCGCTGGCCGAGAAGGTCGTCGAGGTGATTGAAAAGGGCGAAGCACAGTTCGAGACGCTTTATGCTGACGACATGCCGCTGGCCGAGAAAATCCAGACGGTTTGCCAGAAGATCTATCGCGCCGATGAAGCCGTGATGGACAAGAAAATCCTCGACCAGCTGAAGCTGTGGGAAGATCAGGGCTATGGCAACCTGCCGGTCTGCATGGCGAAAACGCAGTACTCCTTCTCAACCGATCCGGGCCAACGCGGCGCCCCCACGGGCTTCACCGTTCCGGTCCGCGAAGTGCGGCTGAGCGCTGGCGCAGGCTTCATCGTCGCGGTCTGCGGCGAGATCATGACCATGCCCGGCCTGCCGCGCGTGCCATCGGCAGAGGCCATCCACCTCAACGATGACGGTCAGATCGAAGGGCTGTTCTAA